A window of the Candidatus Zixiibacteriota bacterium genome harbors these coding sequences:
- a CDS encoding FlgD immunoglobulin-like domain containing protein — MRVTKCLIVALAVLVVIPMIATAAGVPTTNKMTLGTPEIAATGDNGVNRRVTVPISIDNTQELVAMDIPLSFGQPGDGIQLVGVAYASRINYFDEKITNIDNNKKTVIMGLISMAYQPGTPDLTVGSGEIARLTFEISDPTMTEFTISAATMERPYHRLLWVYNVYDAEHRPTAETIEPEFTPITVAIPAGGTNAVPATFALAQNYPNPFNAGTVIRFGLPKDEAGNVKLVVYNVLGQSVRTLADRDFEPGNHEIAWDGTDNNGSPASSGVYFYRIQTKHSSDTKKMTLLK; from the coding sequence ATGCGTGTAACGAAATGCCTAATTGTGGCACTGGCGGTACTGGTCGTCATTCCCATGATCGCGACGGCGGCCGGGGTGCCGACCACCAATAAAATGACCCTCGGGACGCCCGAGATCGCCGCCACCGGCGACAACGGCGTCAACCGTCGGGTGACCGTGCCGATCTCGATCGACAACACCCAGGAACTGGTCGCCATGGACATCCCGCTCTCCTTCGGGCAGCCGGGCGACGGCATCCAGTTGGTCGGTGTGGCCTATGCGTCGCGGATCAACTACTTCGACGAGAAGATCACCAACATCGACAACAACAAGAAGACCGTGATCATGGGTCTGATCTCGATGGCGTACCAGCCCGGCACCCCGGACCTGACGGTCGGCTCCGGTGAGATCGCCCGGCTGACCTTTGAGATCTCGGACCCGACGATGACTGAGTTCACGATCTCGGCAGCCACGATGGAGCGGCCGTATCACCGGCTGTTGTGGGTCTACAACGTCTATGATGCCGAGCATCGTCCGACCGCCGAGACGATCGAGCCCGAGTTCACGCCGATCACGGTGGCCATCCCGGCGGGCGGGACGAATGCCGTGCCAGCAACGTTCGCGCTGGCGCAGAACTATCCGAACCCGTTCAACGCGGGGACGGTGATCCGTTTCGGTCTGCCGAAGGATGAAGCTGGCAATGTCAAGCTGGTGGTCTATAACGTTCTTGGGCAGTCGGTGCGGACCTTGGCCGACCGCGACTTCGAGCCGGGCAATCACGAGATCGCCTGGGACGGCACCGACAACAACGGCTCGCCGGCCTCTTCGGGTGTCTACTTCTATCGCATCCAGACCAAGCACTCCTCCGACACCAAGAAGATGACGCTGCTGAAGTAG
- a CDS encoding oligopeptide transporter, OPT family, with amino-acid sequence MSDTHFKPYIPPEKTITEFTLKGLVLGSVLGIVFAASSVYLALKVGLTVSASIPIAVLSITIFRAFGRATILENNMVQTVGSAGESIAAGIAFTLPSLLLMGQDLEFMRVLLVAVLGGFLGVLMMIPLRQGLIVQEHGKLTYPEGTACADVLIVGEKGGTSAKTVFMGAAVGFGYGFLNLVTRFWKDTSDWALDRLITPFKGALISAEVSPTLLGVGYIIGSKTAANMMAGGSLAFVVIIPLIHVFGDAINQVIFPATKLIRDMSPGEIRNAYVLYIGAGAVATGGFISLARSIPSIIGAFKRGLGSLAAMRRGGVVQEVPRTERDIPLIWVLGGCLALIIAIWAAPMLEINFLSAILIVLFGFFFVTVSSRITGEIGSSSNPISGMTVATLLITCLLFLAVGWTGVSYRAMALTTAAIVCVAASNGGTISQSLKTGFLVGATPKWQQIGILVGALTSALVIGYTVLYLDQAKTTITARDYPQFTATVPADAENVEVDGKQYKKIHIPEPTNGVPTGRYLADAQGKIVYVIDPGVCGVDVERPERVSGSEYTAFRAGALPETGETFLMADGPARILHLTTGQGGVEPGRYLLAADGSITHRLISVTKFDAPKARLFSLIIDGILTQKLPWALVLVGVVLAIVMELVRVSSLPFAVGLYLPISTSTPIFIGGLVRYIVDRRRKTSEAEAEFSPGVLLSSGLIAGGAIAGLFQAVVQGGNWDAAWDKSSWLGRLASSELWTLLPFAGLAFFLLLIARGRNNKKAA; translated from the coding sequence ATGAGCGACACCCATTTCAAACCGTACATCCCGCCCGAAAAGACCATTACCGAATTCACCCTTAAGGGGTTGGTGTTGGGCTCGGTGCTCGGGATCGTTTTTGCCGCCTCGTCGGTGTACCTGGCTCTGAAAGTGGGGTTGACGGTCTCGGCATCAATCCCGATCGCGGTTCTGAGCATCACGATCTTCCGCGCCTTCGGCCGCGCCACCATCTTGGAAAACAACATGGTGCAGACCGTCGGCTCGGCCGGGGAGTCGATCGCCGCCGGGATTGCCTTTACCCTGCCCTCATTGCTCTTGATGGGGCAGGACCTCGAGTTCATGCGGGTGCTGCTGGTAGCGGTCCTGGGTGGGTTCCTCGGCGTCCTGATGATGATCCCCCTCCGTCAGGGTCTGATCGTCCAGGAGCACGGGAAACTGACCTACCCGGAGGGCACGGCTTGCGCCGATGTGCTCATTGTCGGTGAGAAGGGGGGGACGAGCGCTAAGACGGTCTTCATGGGAGCGGCGGTCGGCTTTGGCTATGGTTTCCTCAACCTGGTGACGCGGTTCTGGAAGGACACGTCCGATTGGGCGCTGGACCGCCTCATCACACCATTCAAGGGCGCCCTCATCTCCGCCGAAGTGTCGCCGACGCTTTTGGGTGTCGGGTATATCATCGGCTCCAAGACCGCGGCCAATATGATGGCGGGCGGCTCGCTGGCCTTCGTCGTCATCATCCCTCTGATCCACGTCTTTGGGGACGCCATCAATCAGGTGATCTTCCCGGCCACCAAGCTGATCCGTGACATGTCGCCGGGAGAGATCCGCAACGCCTATGTCCTGTACATCGGCGCGGGGGCGGTGGCGACCGGCGGCTTCATCAGTCTGGCGCGCTCGATACCTTCGATCATCGGCGCCTTCAAGCGTGGCCTGGGCTCACTTGCGGCAATGCGGCGCGGCGGCGTGGTTCAAGAAGTGCCGCGCACCGAGCGCGACATCCCGCTGATCTGGGTCCTGGGCGGTTGCCTGGCGCTGATCATCGCCATCTGGGCCGCGCCGATGCTGGAGATCAACTTCCTGTCGGCGATCTTGATCGTTCTGTTCGGGTTCTTCTTTGTCACGGTCTCCAGCCGGATCACCGGTGAGATTGGCTCGTCGTCCAACCCGATTTCAGGGATGACCGTGGCCACGCTCCTGATCACCTGTCTTCTGTTCTTGGCAGTTGGCTGGACCGGTGTCTCCTACCGGGCGATGGCGCTGACCACCGCCGCAATTGTCTGCGTGGCCGCCTCCAACGGCGGCACGATCTCGCAGAGCTTGAAGACCGGGTTCCTGGTCGGCGCGACGCCCAAATGGCAGCAGATCGGGATTCTCGTCGGGGCGCTGACCAGCGCCCTGGTGATCGGATACACCGTCCTCTATCTGGACCAGGCCAAGACGACGATCACCGCCCGCGATTATCCGCAATTCACCGCCACGGTCCCCGCCGACGCCGAGAACGTTGAGGTGGACGGCAAGCAGTACAAGAAGATCCACATCCCCGAGCCGACCAATGGCGTGCCCACGGGCCGATACCTGGCTGACGCGCAGGGCAAGATCGTATACGTGATCGATCCCGGTGTCTGCGGCGTGGATGTCGAGCGCCCCGAGCGGGTGAGCGGATCCGAGTATACGGCGTTCCGTGCCGGGGCCTTGCCGGAGACCGGCGAGACGTTTCTCATGGCCGATGGACCCGCCAGGATCCTGCACTTGACCACAGGGCAAGGTGGCGTCGAACCCGGTCGTTACCTTCTCGCTGCCGATGGATCGATCACTCATCGCCTGATTTCCGTGACCAAGTTCGATGCGCCGAAGGCGCGCCTGTTCAGTCTGATCATTGATGGCATCCTCACGCAGAAACTGCCGTGGGCGCTGGTCTTGGTCGGTGTCGTGCTGGCGATCGTCATGGAGTTGGTCCGGGTGTCGTCCCTTCCGTTCGCGGTCGGTCTGTACCTGCCGATCTCGACCTCGACTCCGATCTTTATTGGTGGTTTGGTTCGCTACATCGTCGACCGTCGCCGCAAGACTTCGGAGGCGGAGGCCGAATTCTCTCCGGGCGTGCTGCTGTCGAGCGGACTGATCGCGGGTGGCGCGATTGCCGGTCTGTTCCAGGCGGTCGTGCAGGGCGGCAACTGGGACGCCGCTTGGGACAAGTCGTCCTGGCTCGGACGTCTGGCCTCCAGTGAACTGTGGACCCTGCTGCCGTTTGCCGGGCTGGCCTTCTTCCTGTTGCTGATCGCCAGGGGGCGCAACAATAAGAAGGCCGCATAG
- a CDS encoding transposase: MQTKREKLGYEMMLLPSLEEFVPAGDPLRKLNRVLGLGCVHEAVREKYCVDNGRPSIDPEAVIRLFVLQAFEGIASVRELMRQVHANLTYRWFIRYPLTEKIPDHSSLSHALDRLGGELFDALFARSIAQCRIAAGENIITRQPVLLE, from the coding sequence ATGCAGACGAAGCGCGAGAAATTGGGGTATGAGATGATGTTGCTGCCGTCGCTGGAGGAATTTGTGCCGGCGGGCGACCCGCTGCGGAAGCTGAACCGGGTGTTGGGCCTCGGCTGTGTGCATGAGGCGGTCCGGGAGAAGTACTGCGTCGACAATGGCCGGCCCTCAATCGATCCGGAGGCGGTAATCCGGTTGTTTGTGTTGCAGGCCTTTGAGGGGATTGCCTCGGTGCGGGAGCTGATGCGGCAGGTGCATGCGAACCTAACGTACCGCTGGTTCATCAGGTATCCGCTCACGGAGAAGATCCCGGATCATTCGTCGTTGTCTCATGCGTTGGATCGGTTGGGGGGTGAGTTGTTCGATGCGTTGTTTGCGCGGAGCATTGCGCAGTGCCGGATCGCGGCCGGGGAGAACATCATCACAAGGCAACCGGTATTGTTAGAGTAA
- a CDS encoding iron-sulfur cluster assembly protein: MMAMSAPLTREVVIDKLRTCFDPEIPMVSIVDLGLIYDVRIDDRNNVAVDMTLTAPGCPMHQMMSQDASAKLKELAGVGNVTVNVVWDPPWTPDRMSDAARKTLGWM, from the coding sequence ATGATGGCAATGAGTGCGCCCCTCACCAGAGAAGTGGTGATCGACAAGCTGCGGACATGTTTCGACCCGGAAATCCCGATGGTTTCGATCGTCGATCTGGGGTTGATCTACGACGTCCGCATCGACGACCGCAACAACGTCGCCGTGGACATGACCTTGACCGCGCCCGGCTGTCCCATGCATCAGATGATGTCACAGGACGCGAGCGCGAAACTCAAAGAGCTGGCCGGCGTCGGCAATGTGACCGTGAACGTGGTCTGGGACCCGCCGTGGACCCCCGACCGCATGAGCGACGCGGCCCGCAAAACACTGGGGTGGATGTAA
- a CDS encoding tetratricopeptide repeat protein, giving the protein MRSDQTSLPRSRTFLKVIASALPVFLCLFVAGCAGHAPKRAEGRSGAADTVDPNRARLAFYHYNEGTMLAAGGDQEGAARAFEQALQLDPGSYEIRLSLAETYFALRQLERAITVAQAARPQDKRALELLGRCYRFLGRQQEARQAYRQLVAIDSTDTDAWWMLSRLALRDGQIDEAVADLEQILQHQPDPRIANEIGDLHRRMGRDEQAAAAFRRSLELDTSTANLNAYGGLAASLESLGRSAEALAIHHRLVARAPDNLAMRKRLMHFFLGQGQSDSAAAVIQQILAISPNDPERLRLGILWYNTGQTAKAESLFVLLADSIHPYIPYYYIGRISENRNDYTKAKDYFRRATALGDSIPDAWLQWAYVLLDQDSVDAALATAHRGMAAVGAHRSFWHFLGIAFGRAGQHDSAVVWLRRAWDADTADTRVQFALAAAWERAHRFDSAAAMFQALIAREPQNATALNYLGYMYADSGVHLDESRDLIERALAIEPNNGAYLDSYGWVLYRQGHLKEAEIELRKALEVLQSDPTIHEHLGDILAALGRHEDALAAWRRALELDPTSESVKRKLGLTE; this is encoded by the coding sequence ATGCGCAGTGATCAGACGAGTCTTCCTCGTTCGCGGACCTTCCTCAAGGTCATCGCGAGCGCGCTTCCTGTGTTTCTTTGTCTATTCGTCGCCGGGTGTGCCGGGCACGCGCCGAAGCGTGCGGAAGGTCGTTCCGGGGCAGCAGACACGGTCGATCCGAACCGGGCGCGGCTGGCGTTCTACCACTACAACGAGGGCACGATGCTGGCCGCCGGCGGCGATCAGGAAGGGGCGGCACGTGCCTTCGAGCAGGCGTTGCAGTTGGACCCGGGCTCGTATGAGATCCGGTTGTCACTGGCCGAGACGTACTTTGCGCTGCGTCAGTTGGAGCGGGCCATCACCGTGGCGCAGGCCGCCCGACCTCAGGACAAGCGGGCGCTGGAACTCTTGGGGCGCTGCTATCGATTCCTGGGACGTCAGCAAGAGGCGCGTCAGGCCTACCGGCAGTTGGTCGCCATTGACTCGACGGACACCGACGCTTGGTGGATGCTGTCGCGTCTGGCTTTGCGCGACGGCCAGATCGATGAGGCGGTGGCCGATCTGGAGCAGATTCTCCAGCACCAGCCCGACCCGCGCATCGCCAACGAGATCGGAGACTTGCACCGGCGGATGGGCCGCGATGAACAGGCGGCGGCGGCCTTTCGCCGTTCGTTGGAGTTGGACACCTCGACGGCCAATCTCAATGCCTATGGCGGTTTGGCGGCCAGTTTGGAATCACTGGGCCGGTCGGCCGAGGCCCTCGCCATTCACCACCGGCTGGTGGCGCGGGCCCCCGACAATCTGGCGATGCGCAAGCGACTGATGCACTTCTTCCTGGGACAGGGGCAGAGCGACTCGGCGGCGGCCGTGATCCAACAGATCCTGGCGATCAGCCCCAATGATCCGGAGCGGCTCCGTCTCGGCATCCTCTGGTACAACACCGGCCAGACCGCCAAGGCGGAGAGTCTGTTCGTCCTCCTGGCCGATTCGATTCATCCGTATATTCCTTATTACTACATAGGTCGCATATCCGAGAATCGTAACGATTACACTAAGGCGAAAGACTATTTCCGGCGCGCGACCGCGCTCGGCGACTCGATTCCCGACGCGTGGCTGCAGTGGGCGTACGTGCTGCTGGATCAGGACTCCGTCGATGCCGCACTGGCGACCGCCCACCGTGGCATGGCCGCCGTCGGGGCGCATCGCAGCTTCTGGCACTTTTTGGGGATCGCTTTCGGCCGCGCCGGACAGCACGATTCGGCGGTCGTCTGGTTGCGGCGCGCCTGGGACGCCGACACCGCCGACACCCGCGTCCAGTTTGCCCTGGCCGCCGCCTGGGAACGCGCCCACCGCTTCGACAGCGCCGCCGCCATGTTCCAAGCGCTCATCGCGCGCGAGCCCCAGAACGCCACCGCGCTCAACTACCTCGGCTACATGTACGCCGACTCCGGCGTGCACCTCGACGAATCCCGCGATTTGATCGAGCGGGCCTTGGCGATCGAGCCGAACAACGGCGCCTATCTCGACAGCTACGGCTGGGTCCTCTACCGTCAGGGGCATCTGAAAGAGGCGGAAATCGAACTCCGCAAGGCGCTGGAAGTTCTGCAATCCGACCCCACCATCCACGAGCATCTCGGCGACATTCTGGCGGCGCTCGGACGCCATGAGGATGCGCTCGCGGCGTGGCGTCGGGCGCTGGAGTTGGATCCGACAAGTGAGTCGGTCAAACGGAAGTTGGGACTGACGGAATAG